A segment of the Aureliella helgolandensis genome:
TCCGGCCCGACCTCAACACAATCCGGTCGGATCTCAAGGCTCCCGAGTCCCACAACCTTCCACAATTGTCAGCCGGGGCGTCTGGGGTAGAAAACTCTCCTTCACCCCAGTCGGCCAGGTCACCACCACCCGCCGCGGATCGGCATCGCCCGTCCCAAAATACAGGCGCTGACCGTAGCTGGATTCGTAGCCCCGACCGGCGCAAACAACCTGTACCTGCTTGCGGTTCAGCGAATCTTCGAGCTCAACAAAGCTCCCCAAGGCATCCCGGTTACTATGCGTCCCCACCAACTCCAGCGAAAGGTGCTTGTGCGTCCCCCCAGATGTATTCCTCATCAAGGTGGGATGCGAATTGAAGTTTGTAATCACTCCATCGACGGCGCCATCGTTGTCGAGGTCATCAAATCCAGCCCCACGGCTGCTGTCCACTACCGCTAGAGCCGAACCCGCGCTGCCAGACACGTTCACAAACCTTCCCCGACCATCATTGGCCAGCAAGTAATTGGCAACTTTCATGGTGGTGCGGTCGTCGATGTATTCGATATTGTCCAGAAAATGACCACACGCAATCATCACATCCCGATCACCATCATTGTCGAAGTCGACCGCCCCAATCCCCCAGCTCACATGCGCGATTAACTCAGTACTCCACTGCGCAACGTTGGTCGCATCGCTGTAAAACCCTTCCCCTAACGACTGGTAGTAGACCGGCATTTCATCCTGGTACGTCGTCGTAAGGACGTCGAGCTCTCCATCACCATCGAGATCCGCGTAATCGAGTCCCATGTTTCCATTGGCCTTGCCATGGCGATCGAAAGCCAATCCCCACAGAATGCCCTGCTCCTCCAACCGGCCGGTACCATCGTTGGCCAACAAATAGTTTCCCCGCTGATCATTGGCGACGAGCACATCACAATCACCATCCCGATCGAAATCCGCTGCCATGACCCCCATTCCAGGAGCTCGCAAATCACCGACACCCGCCCATTGCGTTACATCCGAGAAGGTTCCATCTCCGTTGTTCGCAAAGACGTAGTCCTTGGCAGCTGGAAAGTCGTTGGGGCCCACATGGAAAACCTTACCCGCGATGGTGCGAGTCCGATGGTGCTTGAAATCGAAGTCGACGTAGGAAGCGCAGTAAAGGTCGAGATCCCCGTCTCCCTCCATATCGTAGAAAGCATTCCCTGCCCCAAAACGCATTCCGCAGGCCAAGCCAACCGCATTCGTCGACTCCACAAACGTCCCATCGCCCTGATTGATGTAGAACACGTTCTCACCGTAGTTGCTTACGAGCAGATCGGTATCTCCATCCTGGTCATAGTCGCTGGCCACCACTCCCATTGCGTACCCAACATCACCGACCCCCGCCGATTCGGTGACATCGGTAAAGGTCCAGTCTCCGTTATTGCGGTAGAGCCTGTTTTTCGGCGGCTCCACCAACTCCGTTCCGGGAAGTGCCGCTCCGTTGACCAGATAGACATCGATCCAACCATCATCATCGAAATCAAACAGGGCCAACGCCCCAACAACGGATTCGACGATGTACCGCCGCCCGCTTCCGCCGTCGGTATGCAGGAAGTCCAGGCCACTTTCCACCGCGGGCACCACGTCCAGCCTGCCACTCCAAACCGGCTGTGCAGACACTTTAGACAGTCCCGACAGCAGTAGAAGCCCTCCCAAGAACAGCCACCGCCTCGCGCATAAACCACAGTTCATATCACCCCTTCGGCATGGCCACCCAGCGGTAGCCCTGCATTCGAGCCTCGTCCAAATAGCGACTGCAGACAACAATAAAAGATTACGGGAAACCCACTTCTCATATTAGCATGCCGTCATCTTTAGGGGTATGATAGTTACCGCGGGCAGAAGCTAAGACTTCCTAAACACCCTAAGCAGCTTAACGCCCCTGGTTGCTGTCTCCACCTTCAAAATGGGTCAAGGCACCTGTGAAACCGAAACAATTCTGGCTTGCCTGCGCTACAGCGGTCTTGGTTGGAGTCGCATGCCTCGCTTTCATCCGCCCCACTTCACCGCAGGCAGAGCGCGATGGAGCACAACGGCAAGCCCCGCCTTCCGGAGCAGCCCCTTCTGCCGCCTCCCCCCGGCCCGCTTTCACCCTCCCGGAACGCCCGGCAGGCTTGCAAGCCAACCGCCCCCTGCAACAACAGTGCGAGGACTCTTCAAAAGCTTCAATTGCAAGCTTGCACAACCTGACGTTTGATCTCGCAGAGGGCACCGTTGGCCATCTCCCCAACAGCCCCGCAGCATTCAGCCTGCTGGGCCGCCTGCACCTCCGCAGCGGCAGCTCTACAAACGCCCGCCTGTTGTGGGAGCAGGCCATGGCTGTCGCCCCCAAATCGCCGGAACCACACATCGATTTTGGGTTCCTCGAACTCAAGCTTGGCCACGCGGAAGAAGCCGAAGCCCACTTTCGCCGCGCCGCTGAGCTGGATCCCCACTCGCTGGATGCGCTGGACGGATTGACCGAAGCTCTTCTCCTTCAAGCCAAATATGCGGAGGCTCGCGATCCACTGAAGACGCTGGTGCAGCGCTCCCCCGAAGCCTACGCCGCTTGGTGCCGACTGGGCGAGGTCCAATTGAAACTGCAAGAGGCGACGCTGGCTAAAGACAGTTTTGACCGCGCGCTGAAAATCCGCGGCAAGGGGCGAGAGGCCCTGCACGGGCTAATCAAGACGACCGCGCAGCTCGACGACCGCGCGCGGTCCGAGGAACTCATTGAAGTCCTATCGGAGCTGGATGCCACCGAGTCGCAAAACTCCATCGATCGAGACGAAATCGATCACGAGAGAGCAGCGTATCTACTGCAAACCACGGCTCAATCGCTGAGCGAATTGCTATACCAGCAGAGGCAGCCCTCCGCCTCCGTTCAGATCCTCGAACTCGCCTACGACGCACTCCCTTCCGCCCCCCTTCGCGGTCTTCTAACGGCAGCCTACTTACGCCAAGGTCAGACGGATCAAGCCATTGGACTCCTGGAAAACGAATGCGAAGACAGGCCCGACGAATCAAGCCTATGGAGTGAGCTAGCGTTGCTCTACATGCAAACCCGCCGCCTCGACGAAGCAGAAGCGGCACTTCGACAGTACATCCGCCTCACTCCTGAAAGTGGTGAGGCCTACGCGCTGTTGGCGCAAACTCAACTTCCTGCCGGACGGTCCCCACAAGCTGCCGTCGAGAGTGCGCAGCGCGCCGTCGAACTCTCTCCAATCGCCGGGCACCATTACATCCTAGGAACCGCCCTCTACCATGCTGGCAGGCTGACTGAATCAAAGCTGGAGTTAACCCGGGCGGTCGAGCTAGCCCCTACCAATCAAGAATTCCGCCGCGCTCTCAGCAGTATCGAGTAACCCCGCAAATGGCACGTCGCCCCCAGCTTGTCGCCCCACTCCACCACCTCCGCAAGCAACTCCCTCTAGCAATCTTGTTAACGAGCTGGGCTGTTGCATGCCCCCTGGGGTGCAGTCGATCGCGTCCTGCGGCCCCTAGCGCGGAGGCTGCCAAACAGGCTCCGCTCCAGGACGCGCCGGCCAGCGAGCCACCACCATCCACCCTGCCAGGCGAAAGTGCGGCTCCTCTGATCGCATTGACCGACGCGAGTGAGTCTTCTCAACTGCGGTTCCAGCACAAGTACCAGAGTGGCAACAGCCGCTTCCTTGCAGAAGCAGTCACCGGAGCGTTAGCCAGTTTCGATTTCGACGGTGATGGGCTGCTCGACATCTATTTCCTCAATGGAGGCACACTCCCCCGCGGTACCGGCGAATCCTACTCGGCAGCCCTGTACCAAAACCTGGGAGATTTCCGCTTCCGCGAAGCAAGCATTCAGTCGCATGCCGGTGATCGCGGCTACGGCATGGGGATCGCTGTCGCCGACTACAACGCCGATGGCCTGCCAGACATGTTCATCAACAACTTTGGCTCCAATGCGCTCTACCGAAACAATGGTGACGGTACGTTCACGGAAGTGAGCCAGTCAGCCGGGCTGGCTGGTGGTGACCGCCTAGGCGCCGGAGCTTGCTTTCTGGATGCTGATCGCGATGGGCTGCTCGACCTGTACGTAGCCAACTACGTCAAGGATTCGATTGCGAACAACCCGCAACACACCACCGAAGGCCTGCCCAGCTACCCTGGTCCACTCGACTTCCAGCCCGATCATGATCAGTTCTATCACAATGTGGGAGATGGTCGCTTCGTCGAACAGAGTCAAACGGCTGGGGTCGCAGGCCTCGCCACCGCATCCATGGGAGTCCTGGCCTCCGACTTCAATGACGACGGCGCCCCCGACATCTTTGTCGGCAATGACGTAGAGCGCAATCTACTCCTGCAAAACGATGGCACGGGCAAATTCTGGGACGCCGGCATCCAAGCCGGAGTCGCCTTCTCGTTAGGCGCGCGTCGCAATGGGAACATGGGGGTAGACTGCGGAGACTACAACGGTGATGGACGGCTCGACTTGATCGCGACGACCTTCAGCAACGACACGCCCGTCCTGTATCGCAACCAGGGCCATGGAAGCTACGCGGACGAGACTCGACTAGCACGCGCTGGTATCGAACTACTGCCCCACGCCAATTGGGGCGTCGCGTTTGTCGACATTGACAATGATAGCGACGAGGACTTGGTGATCGCCAATGGGCACACCGATCCCAATGTCGGGCGGTGGGCATTCAACACTTCCTGGAAAGTGGCCAACACCTTGCTGCTAAACGACGGCGAGGGCCGCTACCAGGATATCTCCAGCAGTTGTGGAGACGGCCTGCAGCCCGTTGAAAGCAGTAGAGGACTTGTGGCAGAAGACTTTGACAACGACGGTGACCTTGACCTAGTGGTGCTCAATGCACTCACCACGCCAACCGCAATTCGCAACGATAGCGACCTGCATAGCAACTGGCTGCAACTCCAACTTATCGGGAATGCCCTAGGCTGTCGGGATGCGACCGGCGCCCGCGTCGAGCTCCAAACGGATACCCGACAACTGGTCAAAGAGGTGCACAGTGGACGCGGTTACCAAAGCAGCTTTGGTCAACGCCTGCACTTTGGAGTGGCCGATACGCAAGTCATCCCGCACATCACCATCCGCTGGCCGAGTGGACAAGTGCAGAAATTGAAGCAAGTTGCCGTCAACCAGCAGCTGGTCATCCAGCAACCTCACAATGCTAGCGAATAGCGCCTTTCCGAAAGATTCGCACTCAAAAGACATGGTCCACTAGCACTATGGGCCACAATCAATTATTTATTGGGGAGCTCCCGACGCGGGGCATCTGCAAACACCCCCCTCAGCCAGAGAGAGCCCGTGTCGGGCCAGGCCAGGAGGAGCGCAGTCGCCTCTCCACTCGAACCACATCAAAATCGATCACTCCCCCAGCACAGCGAAGGCTTGCCAATGTCCACCGGCCCAGTTACCTCGGGAAACACAGCCACCTCGAGAAAACGCGTAGCAATCACCGGCTTAGGCATTGTCAGCCCACTTGGTTCCAACCTGGACGAATTGTGGGGCAATCTGAACGCTGGCAAATCTGGCATCGCCCCGCTGCAAAACATCCCGACCAGCGCCCTGCCCTTCCATTCAGGGGCGGAGGTTAAAGATTTCACTGGAAAAATTGAGGATTACGGCCCCCTCGACAAGCCGCTCCAACGAGCGATCAAGAAAAACGGCAAGGTCATGTGCCGCGAAATCGAGATGGGCGTGGCCGCCGCTCAGAAAGCGATCACCCACAGCGGACTTGGCCCCGATCGCGATCCCGATCGATTCGGCTGTCTCTTCGGCTGCGATTACATCCTCACCCTTCCTGAAGAATTCGCCGACGGGATCCGCAACTGCCGCGAAAATGCTGGGGGAGTTTTTCGCACAGACGACTGGCCAACTTACGGACTCCCCAAAGTTGGCCCCCTATGGCTGCTAAAATATCTCCCCAACATGCCGAACAGCCACATTTCGATCTACAACGACTTTCGCGGCCCCAACAATTCGTTGACGGTGCGAGAAGCGAGCATGAACCTCTCCATCGCGGAGGCTACCTCGATCATCCAGCGTGGTGCGGCGGAAGCGATCGTCGTAGGTGCTACCGGCACGCGACTCCACCCGCTGCGAACGACCCACATCACCTTGGCCGAGAAACTAGCCAGCGAACAAGAGGATCCGACCCGCATGTCTCGCCCCTTCGATGCCACCTGCGACGGCATGGTGGCCGGTGAAGGTGCTGGAGCTGTCCTGCTCGAGTCCTGGGAGCACGCGGAAGCGCGCGGTGCCAAAATCTGGGGCGAAATCATTGGCCAAGGAGCTTCCATGGTTGGACCTAGCCGACCGCCTGCTCGTGATTTCTATCGCCTGGCCGTTGCCGCCTCACTGCGCGCGGCCCTGCGCAGCGCGGGAGACCGACTACCGCAGCACTGGCACTTGCACGCCCACGGCTTGAGCTCTCCGGAACAAGATCAATCAGAATCGCTGGCCATCGGGGAAGTGCTGAAACCGCACGGGGCCATCCCCGTCACTGCGGCCAAGAGCTACTTCGGCAACCTGGGTGCAGGCAGCGGAGCCGTGGAATTCATCTCCAGCCTGCTGGCGCTCGAACACGGTACCCTGTTCCCCATTCGCAACCTCAACACGCGACTCCCACAACTCGACTGGACACCGGCCGAGCTGGGGCAAGACGCTGGGCAGGGCTTCATCCACTCGAGTTTTACGCTCCAGGGACAAGCGGCCAGCATCGCGGTCCGCGCCGCGTAGCCCCCCCTTCCTGCAGCTCCAAACCGTGCGAACTGGGCCGAAAGTGGCAACTGGGCCGAACGGGCAACTCGCCCGCGAGCAGACCGCAACCCACTCGCGCCCCCTCCCGCTGCCCACCAGGCCCCTAGCGGCTACCACACATCCATTAACCGCCCCCTAGAGACCCCCGAATGCCGCTAGCCGAATCTCAGCCATTCTGGCGGGGCAAGTCTTGAGTGCGTGCCGTCGGTCGAGAGGCAACTTTATTGGCACCGCAGGCGATGCAAGGCTGCCAAACAGTGCTAGCTATTGCCCTCTTCCACCGCCAATTTGGGCAGATTTAACGTGAGAATAACACTCCTCCAGTCAACCTCGCGTTGACATTCTCGGTTTGCAAAAGTAGTATTGGCCGGCTACTGATTGAACTTACTTCCACTGCGGTAGGTTTTGTCGGCCGATTCCGCCGAGGCAGATGGCAAACAGGCACGATTGGTGTTGTTTTGCTAAATGCACAATCGCTACGCTGGCGCTCCGTCCAGAATTGAGCCCTGTCGGTCTTGGGACATCCGGCCGCAGGCCCTCCGCGCGAAATTTTGCGCCGCCACAAAGCTAGCAAGCATGAATCCTACGGAACTACTGAGACTTGTCGACTCGCTCCACCGCGACAAGAACATCGACAGCGAACTCGTGTTTTCGGCGATCGAGTCTGCACTGGCCACCGCTGTTCGCAAGCAACGCGGTGAAGAAATCGAGATCAGTGTCGAGATCGACCGCAGTACCGGGAATATCTCCGCCGTTTGCGATGGCGAAGAATTGGACCAAGCTGAGATTGGCCGGATTGGCGCCCAAACTGCCAAGCAAGTTATTATCCAAAAGATCAAAGAGGCCGAACGCGATTCCCTCCTCGATGAGTTCCACGACCAGGTCGGGCAACTCGTAACCGGGACAGTCCAACGCAGCGAGCGTGGGATCACCACGGTTCAACTCGGCAATATGGAAGCGATCCTGCCGCGTGGCGAGCAAATCGCCGGAGAATCGTATCACAATGGCGACCGAATTCGCGCCGTGGTCTACGAGGTCAAGGCGGCAGGCAACCGAGTTAAAGTCATCCTAAGCCGCACCAAGCCACAGTTGGTCCAACGGCTGTTTGAGCAAGAAATACCCGAAATTGCTGAGGGCGTGATCGAAATCAATGCGATCAGCCGAGAGCCCGGTCATCGCAGCAAGGTGGCGGTGAGCAGTTCCGACCAGCGTGTCGATTGCGTCGGTGCCTGCGTTGGCGTGCGAGGCAATCGCATCAAGAACATTACCAGCGAACTGGCTGGGGAACGAATTGATATCGTCCGCTGGAGTGATGACCCGATGGTTCTCATCCCCAGCTCGCTCCAGCCTGCTGAAGCAGAGCAGGTTTTGCTGTGCGATATGATCGGCCGAGCAATCGTGCTGGTCAAAGACGATCAATTATCCCAAGCTATCGGGAAATATGGTCAAAATGTCCGGCTAGCCAGTAAGCTGGTGGGCTGGGATATCGAGATCATGACGGCTGGCGAGTTGGAAGAGCAGATTGACCGAGCAATCACCGCATTCATGGAACTGACCGGAATGACCGATGATTTAGCTCAAAGACTAGTGGAACAAGGCTACTTGTCGTACGATGACCTTTCGGTCATTGAACCAGATGCCTTGATGGAAATGGGCGGTCTAACCGCCGAGCAGGTGGACGAGATCGTCGAGCAGGCCGAAGAGCGTGCTGAGGAAGCCGAACGCGTCGCCGCTGAACAGAAAAAGCTCAAGAAGGCCCAGGCATTTGCCGATCAAGCGGCCCAGAACCAAGCACCCGTCGCCCAGCCCGCTGCAACTGAATCCGCAGCCCCAGAAGAGGCCCCTGCTCCTTCTGAAGCGACGGAGACCACGGACGATCCTGATCCTGCCGCGGTAGCGACTCCAGAATCGACCGAAGAAGAATTGAATCCTCCCACAACTGATGCCGAGCAGGCGCCTGCGCCTGCTGCAAATACCACTGAGGAAATTATGGACGAGACCAATGCCACCGATCGGAATTAACTCTCTGGTCGATAGAGGTTGGCTGGCCCTTACGCCTCAACCCGCTTTATTGATAGATGCAGCTTCTCGACAAGGAGAGTCATCTATGTAGATGACACATCCACGTGCAATTGTGGTCGTGTCACAACGCTGCCAAGCAAAGCTGGCGCGTATTCAAGACCATTTTTTGACCCCAGGAACAGTAGCACGTGCCGAAACGCATCTACGCGTTAGCTAAAGAGCTGACAATGGACAGCAAAGATCTCGTCGATCTATGCACCAAAATTGGAATCCTCAATAAGGGTTCCGCCCTCGCGAGTCTCGATGATGACGAAGTGCAACGCATTGAAAAGCACCTCGCTGATAAAGCGGCTGTAGCCTCGAAGCCACAGCCCGCGCCGACGACATCCAAGGCGAAGGACTTAACCCCCACGCGGCCGTCGACCGGACCGCTCACGCGCAGCACAAGCGTCGACACGGGGAAAATCCGAGCCCTCGACGCCAGGCCCAAGCCCTCTTCCCCGCAGCCCGCGGGCAAGCCCGAAGAGCTCGCCTCCAAGGCCGCTGCGACAGAGGCGCCCGCGACTTCCGGCGATACCGCCGAGACAGTCCCTGATGCGGCTCCGTCCACGCCAGAAGAAGCGACGACCACAGCGCCCAGCGCAGCTCAGCCAACCGGCACGGCCAAGGCGACGGCACCAGTCGCCGACACGACTGCCGATGTCCCCTCCGGCTCTGAGACCGAAGCCGATGCAGAGACCGAGGATTCCAATCAGGAGTCAGAGGGCCCCAAGGGCATCTCGCGTGGCAGCTACAACCCCATCTCGCCGGGAGGCGGCGGCCGCATCCGCAGCCTAGACGCGCGGCGGCCAAGTGGAAGCGACAGCAAGCCGGAGCAGGCAGACGAGCGACGCAAGCCGCCTCAGCGCCGCGAACCGGTCATCAACCTTGCGCGACTCCCCAGTGGACGGCAGACTCCTGTTCCGCCACCAAAATCCAACGAGCCCGCGCCTCAACGGCCAGAAATCCGCTTCACCAAGGATGACATCTCGGGCCAAAAGCAGGGCATGAAAGCTCCGCTCCAAGAACTGGAACAACAAAACACCGCTAAAGAAAGCCGCGGCAAGGGCAAGACGGCCGGTACCGCCGCATCCGGAACTGCCGGCTCAGGTGGGTTGACGCAGTTCAAAGCCGACGCCGACCGCGCCAAAGGCAAATTCCGCAAGGGAGACGACGATGATGATAAGGACCTGCGTGGCAAGAAGGCCTCGTCGGGCATCGCCGCCGCACGCTCCGAACGCAAACGTCGCGGACGCGGTTCACTCGACTCCAATGATGACGATCGTCGCAGCTACCGGGGTGGTCGACGCTTGGTCCGCAAGGGAACCAACACCGCCGCACCGCGAAAAGAGAATGTCACCCTTGAACTCCCCTGCTCGGTCCGTAGCTTCTCCGAAGCTGCCGGTGTCCCTGCCGGGCGAGTGATCGGCACCCTCATGCAGATGGGACATGGCGTTACCATTAATGCCAGCTTGGATGCCGAACTGGCCGAACTCCTTGCCGCCGAACTGGGCGTCGAGCTTGAGTTCCGTCAGGCTGCCTCGCTTGAAGAAGATGTAGTGCAAGCGATCGAAGAACACGAAGATACCGCCGAATCCCTCGTGACTCGACCTCCCATCGTTACCTTCCTGGGACACGTCGATCACGGTAAGACGTCCTTGCTGGACTACTTGATCGGAACCAGCGTAGTCAGCGGTGAAGCTGGTGGAATCACCCAGCACATCCGCGCCTACCAGATCGAAAAAGACGGTCGCGTCGTCTCCTTCGTCGATACGCCAGGTCACGAAGCCTTTACCGAGATGCGAGCCCGCGGAGCCAATGTGACTGACATTGCCGTTGTCGTCATCGCAGCCGACGACGGCATCATGCCGCAAACCGCTGAGGCCATCGTTCACGCCAAGGCGGCTGAAGTGCCCATCGTGGTTGCACTCAATAAGATCGACCTGCCAGGCGTCGATCAGAACCGAATCCTCACGCAGATGACCGAGCACGGCCTAACCCCCAGTGAATGGGGCGGCGATGTTGAAGTCGTTCGCACCAGCGCCATCAGCGGCGAGGGCATGGACGAACTGCTCGAAACCCTGCTGACCGTAGCCGAACTCCACGATTTCCGTGCCAACCCCAATCGGCGTGCCGTGGGCGTTTGCTTGGAATCAGAGCAGGCATCGGACAAGGGTGTTATCGCCAAGTTCATCGTCCAAAATGGTACGTTGAACGTCGGCGACATCGTCCTTTGCGGATCGAGCCATGGTCGTATCAAAGCCATGTATGACACGCTCAAACCCAACTTGCAACTCAAATCGGCTGGTCCTACCGTACCTGTGAATATCACAGGCCTCGACATGCCGCCCGGCGCCGGGGAGCGATTCTATGTGCTGGACGATATCGCCCAAGCACGCTCATTGGCCGAAACCCGTGAAGACACTTCGCGTGCTCAATCCCTCTCGGGCACGTCGCCGAAGGTCTCCTTCGAAGCCTTCCAAGACATGCTCCAATCCGGACGCTTAGGGGTCGTTGAGGACAAAGTCGAACTCAACATCATCCTCCGAGCCGATGCTCGCGGTAGCCTCGAAGCGATCGAGAAAGAGCTCAGCAAACTGGAACACCCTGAGGTGCAAATCCGATTGCTGCAGCGAAGCGTGGGAGGCATTTCCGTGGCTGACGTCACTCTCGCCAGCGCCTCGGGAGCCGTTATCGTAGGCTTCAATGTCATCCCGGATGAGAACGCTCGCTCGATGGCAGATGATCGCCACGTCGAAATTCGCCGCTACGACATCATCTACAAATTGGCTGAGGATATCAAAGCCATCATCGAAGGACGCTTGCGTCCTGAAGAGCGGATTGTCGAACTGGGACGAGCCTTGGTCAAAACCGTGTTCAATATCACCCGCGTCGGTGCCGTCGCTGGTTGCTATGTTGCTCAAGGTTCCATCGAACGTGGCTGCCGAATCCGAGTCAACCGCGATGGGCGCACCATTGGTGACTACGCACTCGACTCCGTCAAACGCCACAAAGATGACGTCAAGGAAGTGCCTCGTGGAATGGAATGCGGTATCAAACTGCATGGTTTTAACGACTTGAAACAAGACGATGTGCTCGAAGCCTATCGTATTGAAGAAGTCGCACGGAAACTTGACTAAGTCAATTTCATCCCTCACAAGGCTCGCTACGTATCATGGCTACCCGCCGAATCCTTAAAGCCGCTGAAGCTATTCGCGAAGTCGTCAGTATGGCGATCCTAACGGAACTTCGCGATCCTCGCGTGCAGAACGTGACCGTCACAGGGGTCGAAGTTGCTCCCGATATGCGGACAGCCAAAGTCCTCATCAGCATTATGGCTGATGAGGGCCGGCAAAGCCTCTGCCTACGCGGCTTGCAGAACTCAGCTGGCTTCCTGCAATCGAAGATTGCAAAACGCATTGACACTCGTTACACCCCTCGACTGACTTTCGAGATCGACGATGGCGTCAAGAAGAGCCTTGAAGTTGCACGCATTCTGTACGACCTTGCCAAAGAGCGGGAAGCCCTCGAAGCCGCTCGCGCAGAAGAAACGCCAGCTGGCGAGGAAAACGCCTCTCCAACCGCTGAATCGAATTCGCAGCAGCAGCCTCCCGGCGAGTCCTAAGTCGAGCGACCACCCTACCCCGCCGCCAATCCCTTCCGTGCAACACCCAGTGCCGGAAGGAGAATGCCGGAGGGCGTGGGGTCGATACGCTTCAGAACCTAGAGTTTTGACGCTCTTCCTAACAACAGATAGCCACTAGTAAATAAAATTCACTATGAGCGCAAAGAACCGCGGCGACCGCATCCAACAATTACACAAAGTCGTGACGAAGCATTATACGGCTGTCCCACCCGCGGAAGACCGCTCCGTGCTGGAGCACTTGGTCTACGCCTGCTGCCTCGAAAGTGCGACTTACGAGGCCGCCGATGAGGCGTTCAATCGGCTCCGAGAGTGCTCGTCAAGCGACTGGAATGACGTTCGCGTTACGACCATCACCGAGCTGCGAGAATACCTGCACAATCTCCCCAACCCAGCCGTAGCAGCCCAACACATCAAGAAGAACCTGCAGTCCCTGTTCGAAACCCGCTACAGTTTCGACATTGATGACATGGTCAAAATGAACTTGGGAAAGGCCGTACAAGAGCTCGAAAACCTAGGTGGCGTTTCCAAATTTGTACTGGGCTTCGTAACGCAAAATGCTTTGGGCGGACACGCTATCCCGGTAAACCAAAGCATCATGAACATCCTGCTAGCGACCGAAATCGTTAACGAGGCGGAGGCGGCCAAGGGCCAAGCCCCAGGGCTCGAACGCACCGTCCCTAAGACTAAGGGAGCTGCTTTCGCCTCCTGCTTGCACCAGTTCGCGATCGCCGTAGCTCAGGGCTCCGATCCCAAACTAACCAACGCCGTTCTCAAGGAATGTGGTGCAACAGCTGCCCGGATCGATGCCCTCGACCCCAAAGCGAGCTCCCCACCTCCCTCCAAGCCCGCCAAGAAGAAAGTAGCGCCCAAAAAGGCCGCTGCCAAGGAGGATTCCCCTACCGCGGAAGCCGCCAGCAAACCTGCCGCCAAGCCAAGCAGCAAGAAGACTGCGGCCAAAAAGCCAGCAGCGGCCAAGAAAGCCACCAAAGAGGCGGACAGCTCTGCAACCACCAAGAGTTCGAAACGCAAGCCTCGCTAACGCTTGAGCCACCTCGGACAGCGGGGCTAGCTGGAGGGGACGAGGTTGCAAGTCCCATGGTTTATCACGCTGACACCTGGTCTCGCCCATGGCCCTGGTAACTAAACTGAGACAAAGCGCTAGTACAACTTCTGAACTCTCTTCTGCATTAACGGTAACACGAGATGGCGGGTCATTCGCACTGGGCCGGGATTAAACATAAAAAAGCCCTAGTAGACAGCAAACGCAGTAAACTGTGGTCCAAGCTCTCCAAAGCCATCATCATCGCCGCCAAGCTGGGCGGTGGTGATCCCGATGGCAACGTCCGACTCCGCACCGCTATCCAAGAGGCCAAATCGCTCAGCCTCCCCAAAGAGAATATCGAACGTGCCATCAAAAAGGGTACCGGAGAAATCG
Coding sequences within it:
- the rbfA gene encoding 30S ribosome-binding factor RbfA, whose translation is MATRRILKAAEAIREVVSMAILTELRDPRVQNVTVTGVEVAPDMRTAKVLISIMADEGRQSLCLRGLQNSAGFLQSKIAKRIDTRYTPRLTFEIDDGVKKSLEVARILYDLAKEREALEAARAEETPAGEENASPTAESNSQQQPPGES
- the nusA gene encoding transcription termination factor NusA, producing MNPTELLRLVDSLHRDKNIDSELVFSAIESALATAVRKQRGEEIEISVEIDRSTGNISAVCDGEELDQAEIGRIGAQTAKQVIIQKIKEAERDSLLDEFHDQVGQLVTGTVQRSERGITTVQLGNMEAILPRGEQIAGESYHNGDRIRAVVYEVKAAGNRVKVILSRTKPQLVQRLFEQEIPEIAEGVIEINAISREPGHRSKVAVSSSDQRVDCVGACVGVRGNRIKNITSELAGERIDIVRWSDDPMVLIPSSLQPAEAEQVLLCDMIGRAIVLVKDDQLSQAIGKYGQNVRLASKLVGWDIEIMTAGELEEQIDRAITAFMELTGMTDDLAQRLVEQGYLSYDDLSVIEPDALMEMGGLTAEQVDEIVEQAEERAEEAERVAAEQKKLKKAQAFADQAAQNQAPVAQPAATESAAPEEAPAPSEATETTDDPDPAAVATPESTEEELNPPTTDAEQAPAPAANTTEEIMDETNATDRN
- the infB gene encoding translation initiation factor IF-2, which translates into the protein MPKRIYALAKELTMDSKDLVDLCTKIGILNKGSALASLDDDEVQRIEKHLADKAAVASKPQPAPTTSKAKDLTPTRPSTGPLTRSTSVDTGKIRALDARPKPSSPQPAGKPEELASKAAATEAPATSGDTAETVPDAAPSTPEEATTTAPSAAQPTGTAKATAPVADTTADVPSGSETEADAETEDSNQESEGPKGISRGSYNPISPGGGGRIRSLDARRPSGSDSKPEQADERRKPPQRREPVINLARLPSGRQTPVPPPKSNEPAPQRPEIRFTKDDISGQKQGMKAPLQELEQQNTAKESRGKGKTAGTAASGTAGSGGLTQFKADADRAKGKFRKGDDDDDKDLRGKKASSGIAAARSERKRRGRGSLDSNDDDRRSYRGGRRLVRKGTNTAAPRKENVTLELPCSVRSFSEAAGVPAGRVIGTLMQMGHGVTINASLDAELAELLAAELGVELEFRQAASLEEDVVQAIEEHEDTAESLVTRPPIVTFLGHVDHGKTSLLDYLIGTSVVSGEAGGITQHIRAYQIEKDGRVVSFVDTPGHEAFTEMRARGANVTDIAVVVIAADDGIMPQTAEAIVHAKAAEVPIVVALNKIDLPGVDQNRILTQMTEHGLTPSEWGGDVEVVRTSAISGEGMDELLETLLTVAELHDFRANPNRRAVGVCLESEQASDKGVIAKFIVQNGTLNVGDIVLCGSSHGRIKAMYDTLKPNLQLKSAGPTVPVNITGLDMPPGAGERFYVLDDIAQARSLAETREDTSRAQSLSGTSPKVSFEAFQDMLQSGRLGVVEDKVELNIILRADARGSLEAIEKELSKLEHPEVQIRLLQRSVGGISVADVTLASASGAVIVGFNVIPDENARSMADDRHVEIRRYDIIYKLAEDIKAIIEGRLRPEERIVELGRALVKTVFNITRVGAVAGCYVAQGSIERGCRIRVNRDGRTIGDYALDSVKRHKDDVKEVPRGMECGIKLHGFNDLKQDDVLEAYRIEEVARKLD